DNA sequence from the Armigeres subalbatus isolate Guangzhou_Male chromosome 1, GZ_Asu_2, whole genome shotgun sequence genome:
CTGTAAAGGTATACGAGTTGAATACGCTGTACCCTATACCCCCAGCAGAACGGTTATGTCAGTGAGCGTCTCAACCACACACAATTCTGGACAAAGCATCGTTCGATGATAGCTGATTCGGATTGAGCAAGTGTCTGTGTATGGAACAGGGCGGTTCAGGCGGCCGCCTACACTGATCAACAGGAGCCCAACTTCGGCGGTGACATACTGGAACCGAAAACACCTTACGAGTTGTGGTACGGTCACGAAGCCGGATGTGGTCTCGGATGCGAATCTTCGGCAGCTTAGCTATGGGCCTTATTCCGCAAGAAAAGCGTAGTGGCTGGAAGTCCGCAACCAAGGCTAGTCATTTTGATGTCGGATACGGGCCAAACGGATGTCGGCTATGGGATGGTGAAGATATTCATTGCGCGTGATGGTGGTGATCAACGAAGTGCCGCACCTCCTCTCGGAGAAGCGTTTACAAAGATCAGGCTGTTCCGGGAAAGGAGGGAACTTCTTCGGGTGGTTGCATTCAGAAGTTGGTAGAAGCAGATGATGATCGCCAGCTTGCTGGACCGGTGGGCGCGCCACAGTGCTTGATAAACCGTCGACTCAAGATCGAACAGCATTTCGAGGCGGTAGACACGGCAGAAGATCTTTCTTCCTGATGCTGAGATCGAAGAAGAACAAGGTGCTGAGCATGAACCGGAGCCACTGGTCAGCCAAACAACGTCGCCGAAGTGAACGGGAACCGGAAAGCCGCCCAGGAAGCTGAATGATTACATGTGCATGGCGTTCGCCCTCAATGCGGAGGGAACTATGTTGAGAGTATCCCCAGAAACCATCGAAGAGCTAGCAGCAATTGGACGATTGGTCAGAGTGGAAGCGTGCCGTGGATGACGGTTGCAGTCGTTGGCTGACAACGGTACGCTATGGCAACTGGTAGACTTACCTGCGGGCGCCGGCCGATCGACTGTAAATGGGTTTTCTGAACGAAGCACAACCCGGATGGATCCTACTGCAGAAGCGAAAGGCAAGATTGGTCGCTAAAGGCTTCACACAGAAGCACGGATTTGATTTTTCGAAACCTATGCGCCAGTCGTGAGGATGGCTACCGTTCGTGCTATGCTTGCGTATGCCAATCAGCACGATTTGTTCGTGCATCAAATGGATGTGTCGGCCGCTTTCCTCAACGGTAAACTCACGGAGGATATTTATATGCCGCCAGCCCAAAGGTTTCGAGGAGGAGAAAAGGTGTATAGCTGCTCAAATCCATTTACGGGTTGCGTCAAGCGTCGAAGGCATGGAAATCCACCGCTTCCAATGAATTCATGGCCAAATGCGGGTTCGGAAGATGCGAAGAAGATAGCTGTCTCTATGTGCGCTTTACATGGCGGCAACGGTCCAGTCTATATTCTATTATACGTGGACGACTTATTGATTATTTCAAAGGATCTGCGCAGCATAGAGATGGTAAAGCGAATGCTTAAGAAGCAGTTCCGAATGCAAGATCTCGGAGAGGCCAACATGTTCTTGGGCCTACAAATCGATCGGAACTGGAAGGAAGGCACCATGAAGCTGCGCCAACATTAACGCCGTCCTGAAGCGATTCAGCATGGAAACATGCAAGCCATCACGTACTCCCATGGAGTCCAACTTGCGGCTCGAGCAAGCACTGGAAACTCAACACCTAGGAAAGCCGTACCGTGAACTTCTCGGCTGCCTCACGTACCTAGTTGTGACATCGAGGTCGGACTTGGGTGCGGCAGTATCTTTCTTCAGCCAGTTTCAGTGCAATCCATCGGAGCAACATTGGAGACATGCGAAAAGGATGTTGAGATACCTGAAGGGTACGTTGGACTACGGGTTGGTTTACAAGCGGAACGAAACCGACCGACAAATCGTTGGGTTCACGGATGCAAGCTGGGCGGCCGATGCCAACGATCGTCGCTCTACTTCTGGGTACCTATTGCAGGTTTACGGGTCAACGACAGCGTGGAGTTCCAAAAAGCAGATAACCGTGGCGCTCTCATCTACTGAAGCCGAATGTTACGCCCTGGCCGACTGTGTTTGCGAGGTTCTGTGGACACGCAAGCTGTTTGCAGAGCTGAAGCTGTTGGACTCTGGGCCGGTGGAGGATTTATGAGGACAATCAATCCGCAGATTGCCATCGCTGAGTTTGATGGGCCATCGAAAAAGTTGAAACACACTGAGGTAAAGCTCTCGTTCATCAAACAGTGTGTGAAAGAAGGTAAGGTAGAGGTGAGTTACATACCCACCACTGAACAAACAGCTGATATCCTTACTAAAGGGCTCACTTTCGCATCCTTTGAGAAACATCGTACAGCTCTAGGAGTAGTAATGTGATAAGTTTAAGGAGGGATGTTAGAGTTTGGTTTAAACTGATCACCGTGTATTGGgttaattataataaatatatgaGTAGTCACATGAGAACGTGTAACCAAGAGTAAAATAAAATAACGCCACTCGTTTTCTATATCCAAGCTGAACACACgctcttttttcttctctctgCTAAATATCACCGTTTTCAATGAGAACATCATCCAAATAGACGTAAACTTTCTCAATTCCCTGCAACACCTGTTCCATTATCTGTTGGAAAATAGCTGCACTAGAGGAAGCCCCCTGTGGCAGCCTATTGTAAGTAAAAAGACCTTTTATAGTGTTAATTACCATGAATTTCCTAGAACGCTTTGTTAATGACAACTGAGTGTATGCTCCCTCTAAATCTAGAGCACAGAAAACAGTACACCCTGCCAAACCAGCAAAAAGATCTTGAGCAACAGGTAACGGGTAAGTATTAGGGATAATGAGTTTGTTTATTGACACTTTGCAGTCAATTACTAAACGAATGTCGTCATTCTTTTTCCTAACAACTATAACAGGAGATGCCCATTCACTTGTTTGAATCGGAGTTATAACATTCTGTTTTTCTAACCTGTCCAAATATTCTAAAACTTTATCCCTCAATCTGTAGGGAACGTCGTAAGCTTTCCTAAAAATAGGTGTGTCAGTTTTTAAAACCAATTCGGCTTCATAACCTTTAATGGGAGTCGAAAAATCCTTAATGAAAACATCAGAAAATTTAGTTCTAACATAATTTATCACATCGTTGCTTTTGTTGTCAATTAATTTGTTTACTGTAacttgtttatcaaaataatttcGCCAGTTGGGAAAGAAAACGTCCAACCAGGTTCTCccgaataaaggaataaaatcaTGTTCACAGTCTAAAACCAAAAGTTTCAATTTTACCCTTTTATTCCTAAAATCAACCGAAACAATAACTTCACCAGCAATTTTCAATCTGGAACCGTTTACCacaattaaatttttgaaacttttcTCAAGGGGAATATCGAATTTAGCCAAAAATAGCTTCTTCCCAATCACGGAAACAGCGGAGCCACTATCAATCTCCATCTGTACAGTGCTACCTTGAATAGTTAGTTCTAGTAAACATGGATGACTTATATTATTAATGGACGAAACATGCATGCACTGTAATTCACCTTTATCTGAATCATCACTTTTGTCGTCCCATGACATACGATTCATCATAGTGGACAATTTATAATCCGTGCTTGTACTGGGCTCCTCCATGTTGACGTGATTGACTGGGTCTCTCTTATATTGTTTCAGTTTGAAACATTTCCTTTTGACGTGTCCACGCACTCCACAATAGTGGCACACTCTTTGATCGATGACAATCCGCTTATCGTTCTTGGACTCCGCCGGTCGAATATCAGCATCCTGGTATCTTTTCCGTTGCTCCTGGAACCGCCCCTGTCTAGACTGCCTGGATTGCGAAGAATGGTTTCTACGATCATCGTACCTGTGGGATGTGGCGCTGCGCTGAATACCTCTTGCAGGAGAAACGGATGGAGGATTGAACCCTAGGCGACTCTTGACTGGTCCACGACCCTGAGCTAGATCCTTAATACGCTGCAAGAGTGCTCCTCGCCCTCCAACAATAGAGGCAATTTGCCCTGAAGGACCATCCTGCGTCAAAACCCTCGCATTAGAAGCGGCCATCTCCCATGTAGTCACCATTCTCTCGACCTGAGTCAAACTCAATTTTTCACTATCCTCTGACAATAATTTCTGTCTTAAGTTGTCATCCGACAAGCCTATCAAGATTCGATCCAGTATGCGATCCTGCTTGTCGTCCTTGAAATTGCAGTACTCAGCCTGGAGTTTTAGTGAAAACAGGAAGTCACTGGCTGTTTCACCAGGTTGCTGTACCCGAGACCCAAATTTAAAACGCTGGATCAAAGCGGAATCTGTTTTGTCCAGCTTTTGCTTCAGCTTTTCGATCAATTCATCAAAAGGTGCTGCATCAAGCAACTGATCATTAAGGTACAAGCTCTGAGCCACTTCGAACAGAAAATCGCCTCCTAAGAGGAACATTTGATCCTTCCTGTCTGCTTCCGCTACTTTGTTAACGCGAAAATGGAATCCGAGACGCTTGAACCAGGACGCGAAGGTTTGTCCTTTGCGGAACGGATCAATATTCGGAGCTACGTAAGACATCGTTTCAACTACAATTCGACCAGTTTCCGAAACCTGGTAGCTTTACCGTCAAACTCCGACGAACGCAACCTccagaaaaatgaaataaatcgtcCGGACCAGCGGCTGCTCTTCGCCGATATCGTCGTCGCTCTCGTCACGATGGCCAGTTAGCAACAGTCCAACTCCGCACGGAACGATTCCAAACGGGTCGAAAGAGACGCTCTTCACGATCGAATTGTAAATCCGCCAGCGAAACTAAACGAAACGGCCAAAcagctgcaaaaaaaattgtcacGGTGCCGACGGGTCCCAAAGCCTTTGTTAAATATAAGGAAAAAGCAATATTAATACGATATCGAACAATTGGTACACTTTTCCTCCTATAACATTTTaacaaagaaaaaatgaaaagggACGCCGCCTAAAGACAAAATGGCGTTACGGTACGGTGAACAAAAGCCTGTCTCAACCGCCCAAGCTCTTCACCAAAATCATCCGTTTAAtcgaattttcactttttgtcaCTTTACCTCTACCAATGCGGCGCGCGGTGCTCCAAGAAAGAAAAGCGAATTCCTCTCCGTCTAAAACCCGCTGCTGCCGGTTAATTGTTCGCCTGCCGAAATCCGCTGGATGGACGCTACCGCATGTGGATGATGCTCACTCCCAATCGATGAATGCTCACTATGCGTTGCACTTTGGAAAActgccagtttttttttttgtcacacaCGCGCTAATTTTTCGCGATTACCTCGTCGCCAAATATTTTATCTAGTACAGTGGACTTTAGTGCGAACCTTTAGCGATTTACCGATTGATTTAGCGGACCCGAACTGACAAGGTTTACCGTGATAAAATGAGGTTTTTCGGAGCTGTTGGAGAAGTACGTTTAAACTCACTGATGGCGCTTACCCCTACGTTGTGGTTCTTTTTcgctttttttaatttattgcaAACCGACGATTTCACATAAATAGTAATTTATTACTTTCACCTTAATGACACATGGAAAAACTAATCTAATTGGAAGAGGTGCTTTCTCACTTGGTGTCTGCGAACGAATGAGTGGGGTGTCAGGTCAGGAGGATTTGTTGGTTCGGTGTCGACGTCGCCGTCGTTAGTTGTGTTGCCAGAAAGGTCCAAAAGTTCTATATATGCGATGCCCG
Encoded proteins:
- the LOC134206688 gene encoding uncharacterized protein LOC134206688 — its product is METCKPSRTPMESNLRLEQALETQHLGKPYRELLGCLTYLVVTSRSDLGAAVSFFSQFQCNPSEQHWRHAKRMLRYLKGTLDYGLVYKRNETDRQIVGFTDASWAADANDRRSTSGYLLQVYGSTTAWSSKKQITVALSSTEAECYALADCVCEVLWTRKLFAELKLLDSGPVEDL
- the LOC134206689 gene encoding uncharacterized protein K02A2.6-like, which codes for MSYVAPNIDPFRKGQTFASWFKRLGFHFRVNKVAEADRKDQMFLLGGDFLFEVAQSLYLNDQLLDAAPFDELIEKLKQKLDKTDSALIQRFKFGSRVQQPGETASDFLFSLKLQAEYCNFKDDKQDRILDRILIGLSDDNLRQKLLSEDSEKLSLTQVERMVTTWEMAASNARVLTQDGPSGQIASIVGGRGALLQRIKDLAQGRGPVKSRLGFNPPSVSPARGIQRSATSHRYDDRRNHSSQSRQSRQGRFQEQRKRYQDADIRPAESKNDKRIVIDQRVCHYCGVRGHVKRKCFKLKQYKRDPVNHVNMEEPSTSTDYKLSTMMNRMSWDDKSDDSDKGELQCMHVSSINNISHPCLLELTIQGSTVQMEIDSGSAVSVIGKKLFLAKFDIPLEKSFKNLIVVNGSRLKIAGEVIVSVDFRNKRVKLKLLVLDCEHDFIPLFGRTWLDVFFPNWRNYFDKQVTVNKLIDNKSNDVINYVRTKFSDVFIKDFSTPIKGYEAELVLKTDTPIFRKAYDVPYRLRDKVLEYLDRLEKQNVITPIQTSEWASPVIVVRKKNDDIRLVIDCKVSINKLIIPNTYPLPVAQDLFAGLAGCTVFCALDLEGAYTQLSLTKRSRKFMVINTIKGLFTYNRLPQGASSSAAIFQQIMEQVLQGIEKVYVYLDDVLIENGDI